The stretch of DNA GGCATGGATGCTCATATTTTTCTGGATTAGTGTAGAATTTAACCGGCGCTATTCTTTTAGCGGTATAAGATGTGCTCATCGACAGCGACGCGCATGTGGTGACTTCGTCAATCTCGAGAGTTGCCGACTCAGTCTCTCGAGGTGCTTATAGAGGTAGGGTTGTGTGCGTGTGTTTGTGAGCGTCTAATGTGTTTCTAAAAAATATTACTTTTGAAATTTAAATACAAATTTAATCAAATCAAGAAAATAATTAGGTGTAACGAATGGTGGCTAAGAGCGATATCTCGTATTCAAACCTCCGAGGTAACTTTAATAGGAGAACCAAGAAATAGATAAAAACTGGATGTGTGGCATGCCAATCGTGAGCGAGACATTTATGGCGACTTTGTTTATTTAAAGCTCTACAAACGAGTGTAGCTTTTCATATGGGTAGTTATCCTTGCAGAAGAGTTCATAGCCATGAGTATATGTGCATTTGATAGCCATGAGTACATGTGCATTTGATGGGGGTAAATGTTTGACAATATTACCTCGTAGGTGCTGGTCCGATAGAAAGTCAGCTCTGCATGCTGGAGGGGAACAATGTACTAGCAAACGTGCAAAGGCATCTTAAAGGGCAACGTGGGCGTCGTCTGAAGACTGATCTCGGTTTCACGTTAACCGTAATGCTGGAGGGACGGTATGACCGTGCTTATTGGCGCAACCATACTACTCCACGCAACGCACACGCTTCGCTTTCATCGGCTACTCGTTACACCTATTTTTATTGGTTTTATTAGTTACATGCTCTTTGCTTCGGGACTCACGTACTCAACCGGCGCATGCTTGCAGCACGCTGCAGACTTTCATCTGCCATTCGGCTCTCTCCCCCCCATATATAAGCTTTCCTTCCCCCCAAGACAAGAGCTCTACACTCAAACCAAGCTAGCCAGCTCCTCCATCCCCTCCCTTCGATTCTTTCCCAATAGTAAAGCGGGAACAGCAGGCCAGCTAATTAAACCAATCGCGTCATGATGAGAAGCTTCGCCGTGCTTTTGATCATggcgctcgccgccgtcgtcaTCGTGCCGCCGGTCGCCACCGTCGGCCAAGCGGGGCTTCCGGCCAGGAGGAGCCGGTTCCTGGcggccaacgccctgccctcctacgAGTGCTCCAAGAAATCGGCCTCCGTCTGCCTCGAGCCGGGGAGCCCAGGGGCGACGTGCTGCGGCGGCCAGTGCGTCGACACCGTCTCCAGCCCGTACCACTGCGGCGGCTGCAACAAGGTGTGCAAGAGCCGCCGCGGTACTTGCTGCGGCGGGCGCTGCGTCGACCTGGACTCCGACAAGGACAACTGCGGCAGGTGCGGGAACCAATGCAGCAACAAGTGTAACTATGGTTTCTGTGACTACGCTTAATAATATACCAAGATCTTATTATGAAAGCTTTGTGAAGATCTTGTTTGCTGCAAATGATGACTAGCTATATTAATTCTTGATGGAAATCTAGAAAGTGGAAACACTTGTTGATTGGAGTTAAGTACTCTAAAGGTTCTATTTTGAATCAGAAGAGAGGTTGATGCGTGAACTTTTAGGATGAAttttgtcctaaaaatttcGATCCCAAATTAAACTTCTCTTTGTTGGTTTGATCTCCTACAACCCCTCGGATCCCAACGGATCCGAGAGGGCCTTCCCTctcacgcgccctgatcgggggcgtacCAGCACGatctagctggtgggcccccgtcgcgccgcgcaaTATAAAAGgggggtgggggccagcggctcgtATCACGAGGttcgacgcgccgccgccgccccacccaCAGTTGACCTAACCGATCTAAGTCAAGCGCGGTAAGCGGCGGGAAGCGCCTCCGGCATCACCGTCGACGCCCCTGCGCCAACGCCTCCGGCCATCGCCCGCGGCACTGCAAGCACGTACGCCTACGGCCGGTCCACCCCGAGCCCCGCACTACACCACCATGGCGGCCACCTCTGCGTCAGCTCCCGGCTTAGGCCACGAAGGTATACTCCGTGAtattccctcctctctctgtccCTCTAATCATCTCTATCTCTTGATTAAGCCATTAAACAGAGCATATCCTAATCTAATTAACGCATTAGCCGATCCAAATTCTTAACAATGGTATCAGTCGCCTCTAGCTATTTTGCGTTGATTAGAATTGGAAAGTGAATAGAAAAGAACCCTAGAAAAGATCCCCGGAAACATCCCAGTGCAACCcgtgaaaccctaaccctagatgcaaaagaaaaagaagaaaagaggcCAACCGGGGCGAAGATACTTACCCTCAGttggctcaccgccggtgagcccgcCTCCCCGGCCAGATCCGGCGCCGTCACGCCGGAACCGAGCCCGACCCGAGCTTCGGCCCGGGCTAGGGCACCACAGAGAGACACCTCGACGGCGGCCCGTTCACCTTTCGgtgaacgcgcgcgccggcgaggcgcctcacggtggcgccgccaccgcggcagccgccgcccgccggtcgCCGCCGGTCACCGACGGCCGCTCACTCGCGCGCTCGCGTGGAGGAGAAGAAGGCGTCGGGGAAAGAACAGAATGaggctagggtttggggagcGAGCGGCGAAGGGGGTTTTTGAT from Panicum hallii strain FIL2 chromosome 3, PHallii_v3.1, whole genome shotgun sequence encodes:
- the LOC112883963 gene encoding protein STIG1-like, giving the protein MMRSFAVLLIMALAAVVIVPPVATVGQAGLPARRSRFLAANALPSYECSKKSASVCLEPGSPGATCCGGQCVDTVSSPYHCGGCNKVCKSRRGTCCGGRCVDLDSDKDNCGRCGNQCSNKCNYGFCDYA